In Pseudomonas flavescens, the sequence CAGCCCGCAGACGCTACCGTCGCTGCGCGGGTCGGCGGCGCCTTCGAGGATGCCGTTGGGATGGCGCAGCAGGGCGCCAGCGTGGCCCATGGTGTCGCTGAAGGCGTCGTCCAGCACATCGATGACATGCCCGGCCTGGCGCAGCCGCTCGACCAGTTCGCTCGGGAAACGGCTTTCCAGCTTGAGGGTGGTGCTGACGTCGCCCCAGGTGCGGCCGAGCAGCCAGCGTGGTGCGCTGACGGCGGCCTGCAGGTCACTGCCCAGGCGGTAGCGGCTGAGGATCGCTGCCTGAGTCTGTGGCTGGCCTTCGCCGCCCATGGTGCCGTAGCTCAGGGTGCGGCCATCGTCGAACAGGGCGAGGGCCGGGTTGAGGGTGTGGAAGGGCTTGCGGCCCGGTTCCAGGGTCTGCAGCGCGGTAGGGTCAAGGGAGAAACTGATGCCGCGGTTCTGCCAGGCGACGCCGGTAGACGGCAGTACCACGCCGGAGCCGAACTCCCAGTACACGCTCTGGATGAAGCTGACGGCGCGGCCCTGCTCGTCGATGCAACCCATCCAGATGGTATCCCCCGGCGCTGCCGGTTGTGGCCACGGCAGCGCCTGCTGCGGGTCTATGGCGTCGGCCAGGCGTTGCAGGTTGGCGTCGTCCAGCAGGCCTTGTGGCTCCTGGGGTACGCGACCTGGATCGGTCACCACGCGGTCGCGGATCAGGAACGCCTGCTTGGTCGCTTCCACCAGCCCGTGCACATGCTCGAAGCCTTCGGCCTGTTCGACCGCGAGCTTTTCGAAGATGCCGAGGATCAGCAGTGATGCCAGGCCCTGGGTCGGCGGCGGCATGTTGTACAGGGTGGCGTCGTTCAGGCGCACGCTCAGCGGTTCGACGGCGCGGGCCCGGTAGCCCTGCAGGTCGGCGAGACGCAGCGGGCTGCCCAGGCGCTCGAGATCGGCGGCCATGCGTGTGGCCAGTTCACCGCGGTAGAAGTCGTCCAGGCCGACATCGGCCAGGCGCTGCAGGGTCTCTGCCAGGGCTGGCTGGCGCAGCAAGTCGCCCTCCTTGGGCGCCTGGCCATGGTTCAGGTAGACGTCGGCGAAACCAGGCACGTCCTTCAGTTCGGCCAGTTTGCCTTGGGTCAGTTGCGCCTGGCTGCGGCTGACCACGATGCCGCGACGGGCATGGCCGATGGCGTCGCTCAGCAGGTCTGACAGAGGCATGCCCGGCCCCCAGTGAGCGGTCTGTGCCAGTGCTTCGGCCCAGCCGCCGACGGTGCCCGCCACGGTCAGCGCAGCCAGTGGGCCGCGGCTGGGGATCTGCGCGTGACCGGCGTAGAAATCGCGGTCGGCGAGGGCAGCGCTGCTGCCGCAGGCGTCGATGGCCAGCGGCTGCTTGCCTGGCTCGTGAATCAGCCAGAAACCATCACCGCCAATGGCGTTCATGTGTGGATAGACCACCGCGATGGTCGCCGCTGCCGCAACCATCGCCTCCACGGCGGTGCCGCCGGCCTTGAGCACGTCGCGCCCGGCCTGGGCGGCAAGATGGTGGGGAGCGACGAACAGGCCGCCGGTGGCGTGGGTGCTCTTGAGCATGGGATCAGGTTCCTTGTTGTTTTCGGGCCGCACCGATCATAACGGCACGGCCCGATGGGGCGCCTCAAAAAACGTTCGCGCGGGTAGATGACCGCACTGGCAGTTTCCAGAGGTGCCCGTCATGGCATCACCAACCGATAGCGGCAGGCAGCCAGGTGGCCAGGGATGGGAAGCAGAACACCACGGCCACGGCGAGCATCTGCAGGAATACGTACGGCAGGGCGCCGAGGTAGATGTCCTTCGTGCTGATCCCCGGTGGCGCGACGCCCTTGAGGAAGAACAGCGCCCAACCGAAAGGCGGTGTCAGGAAGGACATCTGCAGGTTCAGCGCCACCAGGATCCCCAGCCACACCAGGTCGGTGTCGTAAGCGATGAACACTGGCAGGAACATCGGCAGGGCGATGTAGGAAATCTCGATCCACTCGAGAAAGAAGCCGAGCACGAACAGCACCGCCATGAGGAACAGGATCGCCCCCAGTTCGCCGCCTGGCAGCATGGTGAACAGGTCATGCACCAGAGCCTCGCCGCCGAGGCCGCGGAATGCCAGGGAGAAGGGCTGCGAGCAGAGCAGGATCAGGAAGATCATCGCGCTGATGGTCAGGGTGCCGTGCAGGGTGGCCTTCAGCGTCGGCCAGCTCAGGCGACCTGAAAGCGCAGCGATGAGCAACGCGCCGAGTGCGCCCATGGAGGCCGCTTCGGTGGGCGCCGCGACACCACCGATGATCGATCCCAGGACCGCCATTACCAGCAGCAGGGGTGGCAGTACGCTGCGTGCCATGTCCTTGAGCAATTGCGTGCGGTTGGTCAGGGCGCGTTCCTCGGCAGGAATCGCCGGCACCCAGTCCGGGCGCAGCCAGCCGAGCAGCAGCATGTAGGCTACGTAGATCAGCGCCAGCACCAGGCTGGGGATGAAGGCCGCGGCGAAGATCGAACCCACCGACTGGCCGAGGATATCGGCCAGCAGGATCAGCACCAGGCTGGGCGGGATGATCTGCCCGAGGGTGCCGGATGCGCAGATGGTGCCGCAGGCCACGGTCTTGTTGTAGCCGCGGCGCAGCAGCGTGGGCAGGGTCAGCAGGCCGATGGTCACCACCGTGGCACCGACGATGCCGGTGGAGGCGCCAAGCAGCACGCCGACCAGAATGATCGCCAAGCCCATGCCGCCGTTCAGGCCGCCCATGGCGCGGCCAATCGTGTCGAGCATGTCTTCCGCGACCCTGGATTTCTCCAGCATCACCCCCATGAACGTGAACAAGGGTATCGCCAGCAGGGTGTAGTTGCTGACCACGCCGAACATGCGTGCCGGCAGCAGTGCGAAAAGCATCGGGCCGAAGCCGATCATGCCGGCGACGAACCCGGATACGGCCAGGGAAATGGCCACCGGCACACCCGCCATCATCATGGCGAAGAAGCCGAAGACCATGGCGATGGCCAACCATTCGTTGGGGCTCATGCGCGCACCTCCCCAGGCGAGGCGGGCTGCAGCAGGGTGCACAGTGCCCGCAGGCTATCGGCCACGCCCTGCAGGCCGAACAGGCCGAAGCCCAAGGGCAGGAAGGCCTTGACCAGGAAGCGATAGGGCAGGCCACCCGGATCGGGTGAGCCTTCGCCCATGTTGTAGGACTGCATCGTGTAGTTGAACGCCAGGCGAGCGATGTAGAAGCCGATTGCCGCAGTGGCGATGCCGCTGAACAGGTCGACGGCAGCCTTGGTTTTCACGCTGAATTTTTCGTAGAGAAAGTCCACGCGCACGTCCTGGCGGTGCTTGAGGGTGTAGGAGATACCGAGCAGGGCGATGGGCGAGATCAGGTACCACTCCAGTTCCTGCAGGGCGACCGGGCTGAAGTCGAACAGGTAGCGCATCAGCACATCGAACGACACCAGCAGGACCAGGAGCAGTACGCAGGCCCGGGCTATAAAGCCCAGGGCCTCGACCAGCCCTTCGATACGGCTGACGATGGACATCATGACTCGCCCATCCCGATTTCCATGAAGGCTTTCTCGCCGACCGAGGCCCAGGAGATGTACTGCTTGCGAAAGGCGAAGAAGTGCTCGTAGACCTTCTTGGTCGCCGGGTCGCTCGCTGCCATGCTCGACAGGGTGTCGTGGGTGACTTCACGCAGGCGCTTGATTACGTCGTCCGGCAGCGGCCGGGCGATCACGCCCTGGTTGCCGACCAGATCCTGCATGGCTTCGGCGTTGACCGCGTCGCACCATGACCAGCTGTCGTTGTTGCAGGCCTGGGCGCAGGAACGCACGATCGCCTGCAGGTCGGCGGGCAGGCTGTCCCAGGCCTGCTTGTTGATGATCAGCTCGGTGACGTTGGTCGGCTCGTGCCAGCCTGTGGTGTAGTAGTTCTTCGCCGCCTTGTGCAGGCCCATGCGTCGATCCTGATAGGGGCCGACGAACTCGGCGGCGTCGATCACGCCACGTTCCAGGGCTGGGAATATCTCGCCGCCGGGCAACAGGCGCACCGCCACGCCCAGCTCGCTGTAGACCTTGCCGGCCAGGCCGGCGATGCGCATCTTCAGGCCCTTCAGGCTGTCGACGTTTTCCAGGGGCTGGCGGAACCAGCCGGTCATCTGCGTACCGGTGTTGCCCATGGGCATGGGCACCAGGCCGTGGGGTTCGTAGAGCTCCTCCCAGAGCTTGAGGCCGCCGCCGTTGTACAGCCAGGCGTTCATGCCCTGAGTGTTCATGCCGAACGGCACGGCGGTGAAGAACTGCGCCGCGGGGATCTTGCCCGCCCAGAAGAAGGCGTTCGCCGCGTTCATCTCTACCATGCCGCTGGAAACGGCGTCGAAGCCCTCCAGCGCAGGAATCAGCTCGCCGGCGGCGAAGTGCTGGATCTTCAGGCGGCCACCGGACATTTCCTCGACGCGCTTGCAGAAGTCGGTGGGGCTGCCCGGGCCCTGTACGTAGAAGGGCGAGCCCGGCGCATAGGCGTTGGTCATCTTCCAGTTGAAGGTCTTGCCGCTGACTGCCGCACTGGCCACACCGCTGGCACCCATCGCCAGGCCAGCACCTGCGGCGAGGGCGCCGGCGCCGATGAAGTTACGTCGATTGAGGCTCATGGGATTCTCCTTTCACTGTGGCCATTGCGACGGGCGTTTGCCTGCCGGATGTAAAGTCGTTACCGAAAGCCTTCAGCAACAGCCATGCCAGGAGAAAATTATTTTAACTATATGATTTTAAATGGATTATCTGTTTTTTACGGTTTGCCTTCGAAATCCCTGGCGCACACAAAACAAGCGTGGCGGAGGTTCGCAAGGTGACGAAACGGTAACCGCAGCAGGGGGTACTGAACATTTGTCAGGTCACGCCGGTTGTCCGGGTCCGTTCCGTCAAGCAGGGCCGTGGTGAGCGTGCGAATGTCATTTGTGCACCAAAACGCATCGGCGGCACGCTTTTGACGCAGTGCGCAGCGGACCCTGAGTCGAGGTTAAAGACGTGCGCCGCCACGCCGATGCTTGACCCGGGTCATCAGCGCCTTGCAATCGACCGTGAGGATTTCCGGGTGATTGAAGATGTGCTGGCGTACGAAGGCATCGAAGGTTTCGTAGCTGTCGGTCAGGGTGTGGATATGCAGGCTTTTCAGGTCGCTCATGATGTACAGGCTGACCACCTCCATGGTCGCTGAAAGGCGCTGGGCGACTGCCTCTATGGCGTGCGGCGCGACGGTCAGATCGACGAAGGTGGAGATGCCCTTGCCGAGTTTTTCCGGGTTGACCACCGCGGTGAATTTCTCGATCACGCCGCTCTCGACCAGCGCCTGTACCCGGGTGCGGGCGTGGGCGCGGGAGATGTTCAGTTGGCGGGCGATATCGGCGAAGGAAGTGCGTGAATCCTTGATCAGGATATTCAGCAGCGCGTTGTCCAGTTTGTTCATGGGCAGGGCTTATCGAAGCGAGTGTGGCAACAGGGATGCGCTTTGCATGCCAATTTCTGGCGTGAGGTGAGTGCCAGTGGAGCCGGGGGGGCGCCTAGCCCTTGCCGGCGAATGGCAGCCGTGCCGCGATTTCGCTGAATGGCCGCCATCGATTCGCCCGCAAGCGGGCTCCTACAGGGCTCTGAATTCCACGCAGTCGTGTAGGAGCAGGGGGGCGCCTAGCCCTTGCCGGCGATTGGCAGCCGTGCCGCCATTACGTTGGATGGCCGCTATCGCTTCGCCCGCAAGCGGGCTCCTACAGGGCTCTGAATTCCACGCAGTCGTGTAGGAGCAGGGGGGCGCTTAGCCCTTGCCGGCGATTGGTTGGCATACCGCGATTACGTTGGATGGCCGCCATCGCTTCGCCCGCAAGCGGGCTCCTACAGGGCTCTGAATTCCACGCAGCCGTGTAGGAGTCGGGGGCGCCTAGCCCTTGCCGGCGATTGGTTGGCACACCGCGATTTCGCTGAACGGCCGCCATCGCATCGCCCGCAAGCGGGCTTACAGGGTGGCGGCACGCCGGGCAGCATGCAGTCGGCCCTAGAACAGTTTGCGGTACTGCTCGAAGCCCGAGCGTTCGCCGATGCGCTCATAGAGCAGCTTGGCCTTGGCATTGGTTTCGTGGGTCAGCCAGTGCACACGTGAGCATCCGGCGGCCTGGGCGACGGCATAGACGTGTTCGATCAACTGGCGGCCGACGCCATTGCCCCGTACGTCCTTGCCGATGAACAGATCCTGCAGGTAGCAATAGTCGCCGGTCGTCCAGCAGGAGCGGTGGTAGATCCAGTGCACCAGGCCAATCGCCTCGCCGTCGTGCCAGGCGAGTGCAGCGAACATCGGTTCGGCGGGATCGAGAAAGCGCTGCCAGGTGGTGGCGCTGACGTCCGCGTCGATCTCGGTCATGTAGAAGCGCTGGTAGCCCTGCCACAACGGCAGCCAGGCAGCGTGGTCGTCAGCGGTGACGGCACGGATTTCCACGGGGATGCGGACGGTCATGGGCAGCTCTCCTGAAAGTCGGTCGACCGCCATCCTGCGATGCTGGGGCCGGCATCGCAAGCATCCGTGCGGTGGAGGCGGCTTAGCGCCCGTTCAGATAAGCCTTGCCGTAATGACGCTCGAGACGTGCCTGGATCAGCTCCAGACCGATCGACAGCAGCCAGTAGATGATTGCCGCGGTGGTGAGCATTTCGATGTAGCGGTAGGACGAGCGGCCATAGGACTGGGCCAGGAACATCACTTCCCAGACGCCCATGACCGAGATCAGCGACGAGTCCTTGAGCATCGAAATGAACTGGCTGGTGGTCGGTGGAATGATGGTGCGCATCGCCTGGGGCAGGGTTACCCGCCAGAAGATCACCACCGGTTTGAGGCCCAGTGCCAGGGAGGCTTCGCGCTGGCCGGGAGCGACGCCGATCAGCCCGGCGCGGAAGATTTCGCTCAGGTAGGCGCCGTAGTTCAGCGACAGGGCGATGATCCCGGCGGTGATCGCGCCCGGTACCAGGCCCAGTTGAGGCAGGCCCAGATAGATCAGCAGAATCTGGATCAACAACGGCGTGCCACGGAAGAACGAGGCGTAGAAGCTGGCGATCCCGAACGCCACGGCGCTCTTCGACAGGCGCGCCAGGGCGGTGACGAAGCCCAGCGCCAGAGATGCCCAGATCGAGCAGAAGCACAGGAACAGGGTCAGCGCCGCGCCCTGCAGAAAACCGTTGGGGGCCAGGTTGGCGCCGAGCAGGTTGGGGAGCTTGTCGAGGATGATCGAGAACTTCAGGTCGAAGCTCAGGAAGAACGCCACGCACAGGGCGAACATGATCGCCCAGGTGACATACAGGCGGGTGCGAAAGCCGAACAGACGCTGCAGCAACGACTCGCCCGCCATGGGTGGCGGGCGAGGGGATTCAGGAGGGGGTGTCATTGGCTGATATCGGAACCGATCCACTTCTTGGAGATGGCCGCCAGGGTACCGTCCTTGCGCAGCTCTGCGAAGACGCTCTCGACCTTGGCGCGCCACTCGGCGTCATCCTTCTCGATGGCCACGGCATTCGGCTCGGCGTACAGCGCGGTGCCGGCCAGCTTGAAGCGCTTGTCCTGGTCGATGCGTGGTTGCGCGGTGACCAGGTTGGTGAGAATGGCATCGAGGCGCACACCGGCACCCAGGGCGAGGTCGTGGAAGGCCACGGTATCGTTGTCGTACGGCGCGACCTGTACCGCGTCGAACGGGTACTCCAGCGGCTTGTCTTCTGCGCCTTCGATGACCAGATCCTTGTTCAGATAGCCCTCGTACGATGATGCACTGGTGACGCCGACCTTCAGGCCGGAAAGATCCTTGGCCGACTGAATGCGCTCGTCGGCGGCGTTGACCACGATCACCGCCGGGGAGGCGTAATAGGTGACCGGGAAATCGAAGACCTGGGCGCGTGCCTGGCTAGGCGTCATCGAGCAGATGCAGATGTCGTAGCGGCCGTTCCAGCGACCCGCGGCGATCACATCCCAGGATGGGGTTTCCAGGCGCAGCTTGACGCCGAGCTTGTCAGCCACGGCCTTGGCCACATCGACGTCGAAGCCGTCGAGCTGGTTCTGATCGTTGAGAAAGGAGAACGGCGGATAGTTTTCCATCAGCACGTTGACCAGCTCACCGTTCTTCTCGATACGGTCGAGCGTGGGGCCTGCCAGAGCCAGGTTGCAGAAGGAAACGAGGGTCAGGCCGAGGGCCGCGAATAGCGTGGTTTTCACAGAATTCCTTAAGCACGAAAGGGGTTGTGACAGGCGAATTGTGTGTATTAAATAGTTATAAATGAATGCGTCCAAATGAATTGAATGCATATCGATATGACTGGAGCTTATATGAGCGGGCGACCTCTGATTTTGCTGGATGGCGGCATGGGCCGTGAGTTGCAGCGCCGTGGTGCGCCGTTTCGTCAGCCGGAGTGGTCGGCGCTGGCGCTGAGCGAGGCGCCCGAGCAGGTGGAGGCGGTGCACGCAGCCTATATCGCCAGCGGCAGCCAGGTGATCACCAGCAACAGTTACGCGGTGGTGCCCTTCCATATCGGCGAGCAGCGCTTCGCCGAGGAGGGCCGCGCCCTTGCCGAACGTGCCGGTCAGCTGGCGCGCAACGCGGCCGATCGGGCTGCCAGCGCAGTGCGGGTTGCCGGCTCGCTGCCGCCGCTATTCGGCTCCTATCGGCCTGATCTGTTCCAGCCCGAACGGGTGACCGAGGTGCTGACGCCGCTGATACAGGGCTTGGCGCCCCATGTCGACCTGTGGCTGGCCGAGACCCAGAGCGCTATCGCCGAAGCACGGGCCATTCGTGCCCATCTGCCCGATGACGGCAAGCCGTTCTGGTTGTCCTTCACCCTGCGTGATGAAGACACCGACGAGGTACCGCGCCTGCGCTCCGGCGAGCCGGTGGCCGATGCGGCCCGTGCAGCCGCCGAGCTGGGTGTCGAGGTGCTGCTGTTCAATTGCAGCCAGCCGGAAGTGATCGGCACGGCCATCGACGTGGCGCGCGAAACCTTCGCCAGCCTCGGTGCAGAGATCGCCATTGGCGCCTATGCCAATGCCTTCCCGCCGCAGCCCGAGGAGGCCACCGCCAACGACGGCCTGGACCCGCTGCGCGAGGATCTCGACCCGCCCGGCTACCTGCGCTGGGTCGCCGACTGGCGCGCCCGTGGAGCCAGCCATCTGGGCGGCTGCTGCGGTATCGGCCCGGAGCATATCGCGGTGCTGGCGCAGCGTCTGAACTGATCAATCGGCTTGGCGCGCCATGTGCTCTGAATCGCGATCCTGGCGTCTTCCTAGGGTCGCTCAGGCAGCTTGCCGAGCATCACTGCGAGTCCGAGCATGCAAGCGTTGCTGAATGAAGTCCTCGATCAGGTCAGGCCGCTGATTGGCAAAGGCAAGGTTGCCGATTACATCCCCGCGTTGGCCGATGTGCCTGCCGATCAATTGGGCATCGCGGTGTATGGCAACGACGGCGAACTGTTCACCGCCGGTGATGCGCAGACACCGTTCTCGATCCAGAGTATTTCCAAGGTGTTCAGCCTTGTGCAAGCCATCCAGCACAGCGGCGAGGCCATCTGGGAGCGGCTGGGTCACGAGCCTTCCGGGCAGCCGTTCAATTCGCTGCTGCAGCTGGAACTGGAGAACGGCCGGCCGCGCAACCCGTTCATCAATGCCGGCGCATTGGTGATCAGCGATATCAACCAGTCACGCTTCGCTGCCCCTGTGCTGTCGATGCGCGATTTCGTCCGGCGCCTGTCCGGTAACGCGCACGTGGCTGTGGATAACCGCATCGCCGAATCCGAGTACCAGCATCGCGCGCGCAACGCGGCGATGGCGTATCTGATGCAGTCGTTCGGCAATTTCCACAACGATGTGGAGATGGTGCTGCGCGGCTACTTCAGCCACTGCGCCCTGAGCATGAACTGCGTCGACCTGGCCAAGGCCTTCTGCTTCCTGGCCAACGACGGTTTCTGCAAACACAGCGGCGAGCAGGTTCTCAGCGTGCGGCAGACCCAGCAGGTGAACTCGATCATGGCCACCAGCGGGCTGTACGACGAGGCCGGCAACTTCGCCTACCGCGTTGGCCTGCCGGGCAAGAGCGGCGTGGGGGGTGGCATCGTCGCGGTGGTGCCGGGGCAGTACACCATCTGCGTGTGGTCGCCCGAGCTCAACGCCGCCGGCAATTCGCTGGCCGGCATGGCGGCGCTGGAAGTGCTCAGCGAGCGGATTGGCTGGTCGGTTTTTTAGGCTGCAGGCCTGATGGTTCCCATGACGCTCTGCGTCATGCCCGGGGCCGCCAGAGCGGCAGCCTCGGCATCAGTTGTTGTCGCGGTATTCCTGGCGCAGCATCCACAGGTCCTGATAGGTGCAGGAGCCTGGCTTGGCGCCGGTCATGTCATAGCAACGCTGGCCGAAGCCCATTGGCCAGTAAATGATGCTGAACGGTGGCCAGAAGATCGACGCCACGCGAAAGCGCGTGCGCAGCTTGCCTTCGGCGAGGGTTTCGCCAGTCGCGCTGGTCAGTTTGTACGGTACGCCACCGGCACGGCTCCAGAAGAACGGACGGGTTTTCACCAGGCCTTGGGGATGTTGCTGGGCACGCTCGTTGACGCTGATGGTGGCGTGCTCGGGCAGCTTGAAGAAGGCCTTGGTCGAGCAGCCGGTGATGGCCAGAATGAGCAGCAGGAAAATGCTTGAGCGAAGCAAAGGCATACGACGTCCTTGTGGGGAGATGAAACCGAAGAATGGCTGACTACCGTCAGCCGGGCGCGACTATACCGGCTAGGCGCGCCCTGATCCATGACTCACTCCGCACGTTCGCCACACAGGTCGAGTGCGAACAGGCGTTCCGTCTCGCCCTGATCCAGCCCTGTGCCCAGCAGCGCGAAGAGTTTGCCCAGGGCCGCTTCGCGGGTCATGCCGCCAGCCGAGATCAGGCCAACCGAAGCCAGCTGGCTGCCGGCCGCATAGACACCGAACTCCACATGCCCCTGGGGGCACTGGCTGATGGCCGCCAGCACCACGCCGCGTTCATGGGCCTCGCGCAAGACGTCGAGCAGCTCGGCATTGTCGGACGGGCCGGTACCGCTGCCATAGCACTCCAGCAGCAGACCCTGCACGCCGCTGTTCAGCAGGGCGCGCAGGTGGCTGGCACGCAGGCCGGGAATCAGCGGCAGGCTGAGCAGGTTGACCGGCTGACGCTGCTGGCGGAAGTCGATGTGCTCCGGGAGCTCTGCCAGACGCTCGCCGTGCCGCAGGCGCGGCATGACCTGGAACGCGTCGAAGGCATCGCTGCGCAGTTTGCTGACGCGAGCGCCGTGCATCAGTGCGCCGTCGAAATACAGGTGCACGCCAGCCTGCACGCCGTCGTGCAATGCCTGCATGGCGCCGAACAGATTGCGCCAG encodes:
- a CDS encoding TRAP transporter large permease, coding for MSPNEWLAIAMVFGFFAMMMAGVPVAISLAVSGFVAGMIGFGPMLFALLPARMFGVVSNYTLLAIPLFTFMGVMLEKSRVAEDMLDTIGRAMGGLNGGMGLAIILVGVLLGASTGIVGATVVTIGLLTLPTLLRRGYNKTVACGTICASGTLGQIIPPSLVLILLADILGQSVGSIFAAAFIPSLVLALIYVAYMLLLGWLRPDWVPAIPAEERALTNRTQLLKDMARSVLPPLLLVMAVLGSIIGGVAAPTEAASMGALGALLIAALSGRLSWPTLKATLHGTLTISAMIFLILLCSQPFSLAFRGLGGEALVHDLFTMLPGGELGAILFLMAVLFVLGFFLEWIEISYIALPMFLPVFIAYDTDLVWLGILVALNLQMSFLTPPFGWALFFLKGVAPPGISTKDIYLGALPYVFLQMLAVAVVFCFPSLATWLPAAIGW
- a CDS encoding amino acid ABC transporter permease, translating into MTPPPESPRPPPMAGESLLQRLFGFRTRLYVTWAIMFALCVAFFLSFDLKFSIILDKLPNLLGANLAPNGFLQGAALTLFLCFCSIWASLALGFVTALARLSKSAVAFGIASFYASFFRGTPLLIQILLIYLGLPQLGLVPGAITAGIIALSLNYGAYLSEIFRAGLIGVAPGQREASLALGLKPVVIFWRVTLPQAMRTIIPPTTSQFISMLKDSSLISVMGVWEVMFLAQSYGRSSYRYIEMLTTAAIIYWLLSIGLELIQARLERHYGKAYLNGR
- a CDS encoding Lrp/AsnC family transcriptional regulator codes for the protein MNKLDNALLNILIKDSRTSFADIARQLNISRAHARTRVQALVESGVIEKFTAVVNPEKLGKGISTFVDLTVAPHAIEAVAQRLSATMEVVSLYIMSDLKSLHIHTLTDSYETFDAFVRQHIFNHPEILTVDCKALMTRVKHRRGGARL
- a CDS encoding ABC transporter substrate-binding protein, encoding MKTTLFAALGLTLVSFCNLALAGPTLDRIEKNGELVNVLMENYPPFSFLNDQNQLDGFDVDVAKAVADKLGVKLRLETPSWDVIAAGRWNGRYDICICSMTPSQARAQVFDFPVTYYASPAVIVVNAADERIQSAKDLSGLKVGVTSASSYEGYLNKDLVIEGAEDKPLEYPFDAVQVAPYDNDTVAFHDLALGAGVRLDAILTNLVTAQPRIDQDKRFKLAGTALYAEPNAVAIEKDDAEWRAKVESVFAELRKDGTLAAISKKWIGSDISQ
- a CDS encoding TRAP transporter substrate-binding protein — protein: MSLNRRNFIGAGALAAGAGLAMGASGVASAAVSGKTFNWKMTNAYAPGSPFYVQGPGSPTDFCKRVEEMSGGRLKIQHFAAGELIPALEGFDAVSSGMVEMNAANAFFWAGKIPAAQFFTAVPFGMNTQGMNAWLYNGGGLKLWEELYEPHGLVPMPMGNTGTQMTGWFRQPLENVDSLKGLKMRIAGLAGKVYSELGVAVRLLPGGEIFPALERGVIDAAEFVGPYQDRRMGLHKAAKNYYTTGWHEPTNVTELIINKQAWDSLPADLQAIVRSCAQACNNDSWSWCDAVNAEAMQDLVGNQGVIARPLPDDVIKRLREVTHDTLSSMAASDPATKKVYEHFFAFRKQYISWASVGEKAFMEIGMGES
- a CDS encoding homocysteine S-methyltransferase family protein, coding for MSGRPLILLDGGMGRELQRRGAPFRQPEWSALALSEAPEQVEAVHAAYIASGSQVITSNSYAVVPFHIGEQRFAEEGRALAERAGQLARNAADRAASAVRVAGSLPPLFGSYRPDLFQPERVTEVLTPLIQGLAPHVDLWLAETQSAIAEARAIRAHLPDDGKPFWLSFTLRDEDTDEVPRLRSGEPVADAARAAAELGVEVLLFNCSQPEVIGTAIDVARETFASLGAEIAIGAYANAFPPQPEEATANDGLDPLREDLDPPGYLRWVADWRARGASHLGGCCGIGPEHIAVLAQRLN
- a CDS encoding TRAP transporter small permease subunit — its product is MMSIVSRIEGLVEALGFIARACVLLLVLLVSFDVLMRYLFDFSPVALQELEWYLISPIALLGISYTLKHRQDVRVDFLYEKFSVKTKAAVDLFSGIATAAIGFYIARLAFNYTMQSYNMGEGSPDPGGLPYRFLVKAFLPLGFGLFGLQGVADSLRALCTLLQPASPGEVRA
- a CDS encoding GNAT family N-acetyltransferase; the protein is MTVRIPVEIRAVTADDHAAWLPLWQGYQRFYMTEIDADVSATTWQRFLDPAEPMFAALAWHDGEAIGLVHWIYHRSCWTTGDYCYLQDLFIGKDVRGNGVGRQLIEHVYAVAQAAGCSRVHWLTHETNAKAKLLYERIGERSGFEQYRKLF
- a CDS encoding gamma-glutamyltransferase family protein — its product is MLKSTHATGGLFVAPHHLAAQAGRDVLKAGGTAVEAMVAAAATIAVVYPHMNAIGGDGFWLIHEPGKQPLAIDACGSSAALADRDFYAGHAQIPSRGPLAALTVAGTVGGWAEALAQTAHWGPGMPLSDLLSDAIGHARRGIVVSRSQAQLTQGKLAELKDVPGFADVYLNHGQAPKEGDLLRQPALAETLQRLADVGLDDFYRGELATRMAADLERLGSPLRLADLQGYRARAVEPLSVRLNDATLYNMPPPTQGLASLLILGIFEKLAVEQAEGFEHVHGLVEATKQAFLIRDRVVTDPGRVPQEPQGLLDDANLQRLADAIDPQQALPWPQPAAPGDTIWMGCIDEQGRAVSFIQSVYWEFGSGVVLPSTGVAWQNRGISFSLDPTALQTLEPGRKPFHTLNPALALFDDGRTLSYGTMGGEGQPQTQAAILSRYRLGSDLQAAVSAPRWLLGRTWGDVSTTLKLESRFPSELVERLRQAGHVIDVLDDAFSDTMGHAGALLRHPNGILEGAADPRSDGSVCGL
- a CDS encoding asparaginase; amino-acid sequence: MPAAQKLLVLYTGGTIGMQMSAAGLAPASGFEARLRAQQTQQSEQVPTWMFRELLPPIDSANMSQNNWLAMVAAIRLGIEQDGCDSVLVLHGTDTLAYSAAALSFLLLGLPVPVVLTGSMQPAGAENSDAWRNLFGAMQALHDGVQAGVHLYFDGALMHGARVSKLRSDAFDAFQVMPRLRHGERLAELPEHIDFRQQRQPVNLLSLPLIPGLRASHLRALLNSGVQGLLLECYGSGTGPSDNAELLDVLREAHERGVVLAAISQCPQGHVEFGVYAAGSQLASVGLISAGGMTREAALGKLFALLGTGLDQGETERLFALDLCGERAE
- the glsB gene encoding glutaminase B, coding for MQALLNEVLDQVRPLIGKGKVADYIPALADVPADQLGIAVYGNDGELFTAGDAQTPFSIQSISKVFSLVQAIQHSGEAIWERLGHEPSGQPFNSLLQLELENGRPRNPFINAGALVISDINQSRFAAPVLSMRDFVRRLSGNAHVAVDNRIAESEYQHRARNAAMAYLMQSFGNFHNDVEMVLRGYFSHCALSMNCVDLAKAFCFLANDGFCKHSGEQVLSVRQTQQVNSIMATSGLYDEAGNFAYRVGLPGKSGVGGGIVAVVPGQYTICVWSPELNAAGNSLAGMAALEVLSERIGWSVF